A genome region from Salvia splendens isolate huo1 chromosome 19, SspV2, whole genome shotgun sequence includes the following:
- the LOC121780426 gene encoding glucosamine inositolphosphorylceramide transferase 1-like: MGSSGGGWRWHGGGKNGNGNSEACALSSTFAYFLSSFVVLGAIGSLYGRYMVTPNVRQGIAALGCLDDSEGSWALGVFYGDSPFSLGPIESMNVWKDKSAAWPVANPVMTCASLSDAGFPSNFVADPFLYIQGDVLYLFYETKNSVTWHGDIGVAQSVDKGVTWQPLGIALDEEWHLSYPYVFDHNGNIYMVPEGSGNGDVRLYRATGFPLKWTLEKIILKRPLIDSSIIAHEGKLWLFGSDNSWIGTEQNGQLEIWYSDSPLGPWKPHKKNPIYNTYKTMGARNGGRPFVYNGDLYRVGQDCGETYGRKTRLFKIEALTTDEFKEVNVPFSLEDSNKGVNSWNGARSHHLDVQQLSSGEWIAVVDGDRVPSGDSIHRFILGSASVVSVAALIVLIGILVGAVRGIVPLSWCPHNMGKRSDTVAVLAWERPNLSSKVRLFCSRLNRASSTLRTRTRSNTCLATFVLVLMIMVAVALTCTAVKYIYGGNGAQEAYPINGHYSQFTLLTMTYDARLWNLNMYVKHYSRCSSVREIVVVWNKGEPPLPSDFDSAVPVRIRVEKKNSLNNRFRVDLLIKTRAVLELDDDIMMTCDDVERGFRVWRERPDQIVGFYPRLTNGAPLKYRAEKHARKHNGYNIILTGAAFFDSQVAFERYWSEQAAPGRALVDKFFNCEDVLMNYLYANASSGSTSVEYVRPAWAIDTSKFTGVAISKNTQAHYGVRSKCLQMFAEMYGSLSDRKLEFGRRSDGWDV, encoded by the exons aTGGGGTCGAGCGGCGGAGGGTGGCGGTGGCACGGAGGCGGGAAGAATGGGAACGGGAATAGCGAGGCGTGTGCGCTGTCGTCAACTTTTGCGTATTTTTTGTCGTCGTTTGTGGTTTTGGGGGCGATTGGGAGTTTGTATGGGAGGTATATGGTCACGCCTAACGTGCGCCAGGGGATCGCGGCGCTTGGTTGTTTGGACGACAGCGAGGGCTCCTGGGCCCTAGGCGTCTTCTATGGGGACTCCCCTTTCTCTCTCGGACCTATTGAATCT ATGAATGTGTGGAAGGATAAGAGTGCAGCATGGCCTGTAGCCAACCCAGTGATGACTTGTGCCTCTCTTTCTGATGCTGGATTTCCCAGCAACTTCGTTGCCGACCCCTTTCTTTATATACAg GGTGATGTCCTCTACCTCTTTTACGAAACGAAAAATTCAGTTACATGGCATGGAGATATTGGAGTTGCACAGAGTGTAGACAAGGGAGTGACATGGCAGCCGTTGGGTATCGCTCTAGATGAAGAATGGCACCTTTCTTATCCTTATGTCTTTGATCACAATGGAAAC ATATATATGGTTCCTGAGGGCAGTGGCAATGGTGACGTCCGCCTCTATCGTGCAACTGGCTTCCCGTTGAAATGGACACTTGAGAAGATAATTTTGAAAAGACCACTTATTGACTCCTCCATCATTGCACATGAGGGTAAATTGTGGCTTTTTGGCTCAGATAATAGTTGGATTGGCACAGAGCAAAACGGTCAGCTCGAGATTTGGTATAGCGACTCGCCTCTTGGCCCTTGGAAGCCTCATAAAAAGAATCCCATATACAACACATACAAGACTATGGGAGCTCGGAATGGAGGCAGGCCTTTTGTGTATAACGGAGATCTATATCGCGTTGGTCAAGACTGTGGCGAGACGTACGGTCGCAAGACTCGTCTGTTTAAAATCGAAGCTTTGACCACTGATGAATTTAAAGAGGTGAATGTTCCCTTCAGTCTTGAAGATTCAAATAAGGGAGTAAATTCTTGGAACGGTGCGCGCAGCCATCACCTAGATGTGCAGCAGCTGAGTTCTGGTGAATGGATTGCTGTCGTTGATGGGGACCGAGTCCCTTCAGGAGATTCCATTCATCGTTTTATTCTGGGATCGGCCTCAGTTGTTTCAGTTGCTGCATTGATTGTACTCATCGGTATCCTAGTTGGGGCCGTGAGGGGTATTGTACCGTTGAGTTGGTGTCCTCACAACATGGGGAAGAGGAGCGACACAGTCGCCGTCTTGGCTTGGGAGAGGCCCAACTTATCTTCAAAGGTCAGACTTTTTTGCAGTCGTTTGAACAGAGCAAGCTCGACTCTTCGTACCAGAACGAGGTCAAACACCTGCCTTGCTACGTTTGTCCTCGTTTTGATGATCATGGTGGCCGTGGCACTGACATGCACTGCAGTGAAATACATATATGGAGGGAATGGCGCGCAGGAAGCCTATCCGATTAATGGTCACTACTCTCAGTTCACTCTCCTAACGATGACCTACGACGCTCGACTATGGAATCTGAATATGTACGTGAAGCACTACTCGAGATGCTCCTCGGTAAGGGAGATCGTCGTGGTGTGGAACAAAGGAGAGCCTCCGCTGCCGAGTGATTTCGACTCTGCGGTCCCAGTGAGGATAAGGGTGGAGAAGAAGAACTCGCTGAACAACCGGTTCAGGGTCGACCTGCTCATCAAGACCCGAGCGGTCCTAGAGCTGGACGACGACATCATGATGACTTGTGACGACGTGGAGCGCGGTTTCAGGGTTTGGCGCGAGCGTCCAGACCAGATCGTCGGATTCTACCCCCGCCTCACCAATGGCGCCCCGTTGAAGTACAGAGCCGAGAAGCACGCACGCAAGCACAACGGGTACAACATCATCTTGACCGGGGCCGCCTTCTTCGACAGCCAGGTAGCGTTCGAGAGGTATTGGAGCGAGCAAGCAGCTCCGGGTAGGGCGTTGGTCGATAAGTTTTTCAACTGCGAGGATGTCCTCATGAACTATTTGTACGCCAACGCGAGCTCGGGGTCGACATCGGTGGAGTACGTGAGGCCCGCATGGGCGATCGACACGTCAAAGTTTACGGGAGTGGCGATCAGCAAGAACACTCAGGCTCACTATGGGGTGAGAAGCAAGTGTTTGCAGATGTTTGCTGAAATGTATGGGAGTCTAAGTGATAGGAAGCTGGAGTTTGGTAGGAGAAGTGATGGGTGGGATGTATAG
- the LOC121778091 gene encoding 3-phosphoinositide-dependent protein kinase 2-like: protein MALMEEEGGSMEKDFDSKLKVESSDTPQRSKSFAFRAPQENFSIQDFQLEKIYGVGSYSKVVRARKKDTGMVYAMKIMDKTFITKENKTAYVKLERIVLDQLDHPGVVRLYFTFQDSCSLYMALESCDGGELFDQITRKGRLSEDEARFYAAQVVDALEYIHSMGLIHRDIKPENLLLTTDGHIKIADFGSVKPMEGSRVTVLPNAASDDKACTLVGTAAYVPPEVLNSSPATFGNDLWALGCIVYQMLAGISPFKDTSEWLMFQRIVARDLRFPNYFSDEARDLIDWLLDMDPSRRPGAGNGGYATLKNHPFFKGTDWTNLREGTTPPTLASEPGSTGENQDSSLNPTRAGDGSVRTYDGNGGAVPASESVNVTRLASIDSFDSKWQQFLEPGESVLMISLVKKLQKLSSKKVQLILTNKPQLIYVDPAKLEVRGNVAWSDNPNELNVQVMSPSNFKIFTPKKIFLFEDSKQRAGQWKKAIESLQNP from the exons ATGGCATTGATGGAGGAAGAGGGAGGATCGATGGAGAAGGATTTTGATTCGAAGCTCAAGGTTGAGAGCAGTGATACGCCTCAGAGATCTAAGAGTTTTGCATTCAGAGCCCCACAGGAGAATTTCAGCATCCAAGATTTTCAACTCGAGAAGATTTATGGTGTTGGTTCTTATTCAAAG GTTGTTAGAGCAAGAAAGAAAGACACTGGAATGGTTTATGCCATGAAGATCATGGATAAAACGTTCATCACTAAGGAAAATAAAACAGCATATGTGAAATTGGAGCGTATAGTACTGGATCAGCTAGACCATCCTGGTGTAGTGCGGTTGTATTTTACTTTTCAAGACAGTTGCTCCCTCT ACATGGCTCTTGAATCCTGTGATGGTGGTGAGCTTTTTGATCAAATAACCAGG AAAGGTCGTTTGTCTGAGGATGAGGCCCGTTTTTACGCAGCTCaagttgtggatgctcttgaATATATACATAGTATGGGATTGATACATCGAGATATTAAG CCGGAGAACCTTTTACTTACTACCGATGGCCATATCAAGATTGCTGATTTTGGTAGTGTAAAGCCCATGGAAGGCAGTCGGGTCACTGTCCTTCCGAATGCAGCATCAG ATGATAAAGCTTGCACCTTAGTCGGGACAGCTGCTTACGTACCTCCGGAAGTTTTAAATTCCTCCCCAGCCACTTTTGG GAATGACCTTTGGGCACTTGGATGCATCGTATACCAAATGCTTGCAGGAATTTCGCCTTTTAAAGATACGAGCGAATGGCTTATGTTCCAAAGAATTGTAGCTAGAGATCTTAGATTTCCGAATTATTTTTCAGATGAAGCACGAGACCTCATTGATTGGTTATTG GACATGGATCCGAGTAGGCGACCAGGAGCAGGAAATGGTGGTTATGCTACACTAAAAAACCATCCTTTTTTCAAGGGTACCGATTGGACTAATTTGAGGGAAGGAACAACCCCACCTACACTTGCTTCAGAACCGGGC TCGACAGGTGAAAACCAAGATTCCTCATTGAACCCAACGCGCGCTGGGGATGGCTCAGTGAGAACTTATGACGGAAATGGTGGTGCTGTGCCAGCTTCCGAATCTGTTAACGTAACTAGGCTTGCTTCAATCGATTCATTTGATTCAAAATG GCAACAATTCTTGGAGCCTGGCGAATCTGTTCTTATGATCTCCTTGGTTAAGAAGCTGCAGAAACTGTCGAGCAAGAAGGTGCAACTCATCCTCACCAACAAACCGCAGTTAATTTATGTCGATCCTGCAAAGTTGGAGGTCCGAGGAAATGTAGCATGGTCGGACAATCCTAATGAGCTCAATGTCCAAGTAATGAGCCCttcaaatttcaagattttcacT CCCAAGAAAATCTTCTTATTTGAGGATTCAAAACAAAGAGCAGGTCAGTGGAAAAAGGCAATTGAGTCTCTCCAAAACCCCTGA
- the LOC121778093 gene encoding V-type proton ATPase subunit G 1-like produces the protein MASSSQNGIQLLLAAEQEAQHIVNAARTAKQARLKQAKEEAEKEIAEFRAQMEAEYQSKVAESSGDSGANVKRLEAETDGKIHHLKEEASRISPDVVSMLLRQVTTVKN, from the exons ATGGCCTCCAGTAGCCAGAATGGAATTCAACTCTTGCTAGCTGCAGAACAAGAGGCTCAGCACATTGTCAATGCTGCTCGAACTG CCAAACAAGCCAGACTTAAACAGGCAAAAGAGGAGGCCGAGAAGGAAATTGCTGAATTCCGTGCTCAAATGGAGGCTGAATATCAAAGTAAAGTCGCTGAG AGCAGTGGAGACTCGGGTGCTAATGTGAAGCGCCTTGAAGCAGAAACGGATGGAAAGATCCACCACCTGAAGGAAGAAGCTTCCAGAATCTCCCCTGATGTTGTCTCCATGCTTCTGAGGCAAGTGACTACAGTAAAGAACTAG
- the LOC121779601 gene encoding dihydrolipoyllysine-residue acetyltransferase component 1 of pyruvate dehydrogenase complex, mitochondrial-like — protein sequence MALSRLRHPVISRASSLIRARFLSLSPAHSFLNRPRGSDTGLEFSETLLRPASSPLFNGIYGDSSKIKVKMGIRSFSSSEIPEHTVLQMPALSPTMSQGNIVKWMKKEGDKIEVGDVLCEIETDKATVEFESLEEGFLAKILVPEGSKDVSVGQPIAVTVEDQDDIGSIPATVSGTGAADKTSTDLAAKREDNTQEASSVNINTSDLPPHIVLEMPALSPTMNQGNLSKWTKKEGDKIEVGDVICEIETDKATLEFECLEEGFLAKILAPEGSRDVAVGQPIAITVEDSNDIEAVRTSVSTDVRTKDEKPAQQVEKKGVKTHKTSFNRISPAARMLISEHGLDASSIASSGPRGTLLKGDVLAAIKSGKVSKVSVPKEKTSSPQTSSSLPAGSKSTVQDVAYEDLPNSQIRKVIATRLLESKQSTPHLYLSTDVILDPLLLFRKELKAKYDVKVSVNDIVIKAVAIALRNVPEANAYWDASKGETVLCDSVDISIAVATEKGLMTPIVRNADQKSISSISLEVKELAEKARAGKLKPNEFQGGTFSISNLGMYPVDKFCAIINPPQAGILAVGRGNQVVEPATGDDGIEKPAVVTKMNVTLSADHRVFDGKVGGAFVAALRSNFNDIRRLLL from the exons ATGGCGTTGTCTAGGCTACGGCATCCGGTGATCTCGCGTGCTTCGTCTCTAATCAGAGCTCGCTTCCTTTCTCTATCACCTGCTCATTCATTTCTCAATCG TCCAAGGGGGTCGGATACTGGTCTTGAATTTTCGGAGACTTTGTTAAG GCCAGCATCGTCTCCATTATTTAATGGCATTTATGGCGATTCTTCTAAGATTAAG GTCAAAATGGGTATCCGCTCCTTTTCATCTTCCG AGATACCTGAGCATACAGTGCTTCAAATGCCAGCTTTGTCACCTACAATG AGTCAAGGTAATATTGTTAAGTGGATGAAGAAAGAGGGAGATAAG ATTGAAGTGGGGGATGTGCTTTGTGAAATTGAGACAGACAAAGCCACTGTGGAATTTGAATCTCTTGAAGAAGG GTTTCTGGCTAAGATACTGGTGCCTGAAGGTTCAAAGGATGTCTCTGTTGGACAGCCTATAGCAGTTACA GTTGAGGATCAAGATGATATAGGTAGCATCCCTGCAACTGTGAGTGGGACAGGAGCGGCAGATAAAACTTCCACTGACCTAGCAGCGAAACGTGAAGACAACACGCAGGAAGCGAGCTCTGTGAACATCAACACATCTGATCTTCCTCCTCACATTGTCCTTGAAATGCCAGCATTGTCGCCTACCATG AACCAGGGCAATCTTTCAAAATGGACGAAAAAAGAAGGTGATAAG ATTGAGGTTGGTGATGTTATTTGTGAAATTGAAACAGACAAAGCAACACTTGAGTTTGAATGTCTTGAAGAAGG GTTCCTGGCAAAGATTTTGGCTCCAGAAGGATCAAGAGATGTGGCTGTGGGTCAGCCCATTGCTATAACT GTTGAGGATAGTAATGACATTGAAGCTGTAAGAACATCTGTAAGCACTGATGTGAGGACCAAAGATGAAAAGCCAGCTCAACAAGTTGAAAAGAAGGGTGTCAAAACTCATAAAACAAGTTTTAATAGGATTAGTCCTGCTGCCAGGATGCTAATTTCTGAACACGGGTTAGATGCATCGTCAATAGCATCATCTGGTCCCCGTGGTACTTTGTTGAAAGGGGATGTTTTGGCTGCAATTAAGTCTGGAAAAGTATCCAAAGTATCTGTACCTAAGGAGAAGACTTCATCACCTCAGACTTCTTCCTCCCTACCAGCAGGGTCAAAATCCACAGTACAGGATGTTGCTTATGAAGATCTGCCAAATAGTCAAATTCGCAAG GTCATAGCAACACGCTTATTGGAATCAAAACAATCAACTCCTCATTTGTATCTATCAACAG ATGTTATATTGGATCCTCTTCTCTTATTCAGAAAGGAGCTTAAAG CAAAGTATGATGTCAAAGTCTCAGTAAATGACATCGTGATCAAAGCGGTTGCTATTGCATTGAGAAATGTTCCAGAAGCAAATG CTTATTGGGATGCCAGCAAAGGGGAAACAGTGTTATGCGATTCAGTTGACATATCTATTGCAGTTGCTACAGAGAAG GGATTGATGACTCCAATTGTAAGGAATGCGGACCAGAAAtccatatcatcaatatccttAGAG GTGAAAGAACTTGCTGAAAAGGCACGGGCTGGGAAGCTCAAGCCAAACGAGTTCCAAGGCGGCACTTTCAG CATTTCGAACTTGGGAATGTATCCTGTTGATAAATTTTGTGCAATTATAAACCCACCTCAG GCTGGTATTCTTGCTGTTGGCCGAGGCAATCAAGTTGTAGAACCAGCTACCGGAGATGATG